The genomic window GATGTGCATACGGATCATAAAATTGTTTTTGAGGCGGTCCTGGCTTGCACCAAAACTTTCCGTTTCCCGTTTATTAAAAGAGTAATGGCCATGGAAATTTTGTCCGAGACGGATTACGCGGTGTTTAATCAGGCTTTTTCGCCCAATGTCTGGATAGATATAACGCCGTTTATGGAAAAAAAGCTGGAAATTGTAAATTTATATAAAACTGAAATTTCGTCTCATCCTTTTCCCAGAAGTGAGACCAATATCAGAAGTCTGGCGCTACTGCGGGGCAGTCAGTCAGATGTCACTTACGCGGAAAGTTTTTTGCTGATTAAAGAAATTATCAGTCAATGAAAGTTAAAGTCTAATATG from Candidatus Margulisiibacteriota bacterium includes these protein-coding regions:
- a CDS encoding PIG-L family deacetylase, coding for MLEKILVISPHPDDETLGAGGTLLRFKQTGAKIFWLNITDMLEEYGYKNEEIVTWDATINAVAAQYQVEKFFNLRLKPAGLDVFPRSQLVEKISQVFREVEPDTIILPFENDVHTDHKIVFEAVLACTKTFRFPFIKRVMAMEILSETDYAVFNQAFSPNVWIDITPFMEKKLEIVNLYKTEISSHPFPRSETNIRSLALLRGSQSDVTYAESFLLIKEIISQ